GATATGTAGGTAGTGGATTTGGAGTTTTGTTGATTCTGCAGGTGAGAACTACAAAACAGATGGCTATGTAATCACACCCAACACAATGGATGCCTTGAAGGCACATCTTAAGAGGACTGGAGGAAAGGTGGGTTGACATTGTAGTATGTTTTACTGTTTATTGGAAACAAGATGTTTCTTAATAGTGACCACTTCGATAGCCTAATGGGTGGAGCGTCCTCCTGGAAGTCGGGAGAGTGCAGGATtaaacctgggttgggtcaacccgaagacttaaaaaatggtacttgatgcCGTCTTGCTCGACTTGATGCTGTCTTGCTCGaccgctcagcactgagaggttcgactggttggcccggtgtctgtataatgtgactgtgtggggtgtcatgtctgacgTCAtcaacatgatacttcagtggccacatcactttggcggcatggactcaccctgccacaagaagctGGGTGgtgttaatatgtacacacacttaatgactcttcgtcgtcttgtgactgaaaaattgttaagtacgacattaaaccccaaacaaatatataatatacttcCTCATAGCGAAAGGGACTTTGACAGGTGTTGGTATGTCTGTCAGCTAATATGGAGAGTAGTAAAGCTTTAATTCATCCTTGCAAAATGCTAACATTCATATATAATAGGGCAACTACAGAAAAGATTGATATAAGCTTTTATTCATCTTACCCTCAGATTATGACTGAATTACTGTAATTActttattgaaaatatccacTGTTGACTTTTCAGTTGGAGTGGTAGTTCATGAGcattttaattacaatttatatatgtatcgTATGGAAACTATGATAGAAATTAAGTTGAAATTAAGTAAGGTTTACTCTAAATGTAGACATATAAAATGATGTCTCATTGTTGTCTAATTTTAACCAGTGAGAGTGTTTTTTCTGCCCTAGGTTATGACTAGGTTCCCACCAGAGCCTAATGGAATCCTCCACATTGGACATGCCAAGGCCATCAATTTCAATTTTTGGCTATGCAaaggtaatttgatcataaaatGTGAATTGAAATACTGTATAATGAAAAGAGAACTCCCAAATAACCTGAGACCATTGAAGAAGAAGAAtttctgtgtaaattattttgtCTTGTTATTAAATTCCCTATGTTCATGAAAAGAAGCTGCTTCATGACCTGAAATGAACAAGACCAAATACTCCTTCATTACTTGAAATGAACAAAGCGAAATCTGCttaattatttcaaataaaagaGTCACATCTGATTCAGTACTTGAAATAATCCCATTTTCATAATACATAAGTTAAGTTTCCAATGTATCAAGTAAAATACAAGTacttatataaatgaaatgtataaatCACAGATGTGCACTGTTCTGTTGGTTTCGTTTTCTTTCTATAGGCAAATGACGGAGGTGTTACCTGAGGTATGACGACACAAATCCCGAGAAAGAGGAGGAGAAATTCTTCAGGGGAATTGCAGACATGGTCAGCTGGCTAGGTAGGCTATTCTTGCTAATCTGTTCAACAGAAAGAACTTCAGTCATTTGGTTAGGAaagttttttaacatgtatctTCATACTCATAGCTGTCTTAATGTcttcctttttgttttattttattggtccCTATATTATGCAAAGATCTTATATTTTGAAAGTCATTCATTGGgccaccgatcaaataaataaatcattcattggACCTTTTAACTTAAAAGACACTGTTTAGTTTATCTGTTCATTTGTATAGACAGAAAGAACTGTTTAGTGGATATGTGTAatagaatcagtgttaaggtaaatgtttcagtgcaccatgtattgagctgaggtttaGTATTCATGTGTCTTGTACAAGGGAGATCTTAGGTGGCTGTGCTACCAGATCTCAGTTACACTTAGAtagcatgtatgcatgttttgaGGGCTGATTTCTTAAGTGTTATTGATTGGATTTCAAATCTACATCAACTTTTGACAAACTCTTCTGTGGCTCGGTATAGGGAAACTCCTAACAAATCAGGCAACAGACCAAGCTGCTCAAAGGTTTTGTTTGATGTTCTCTACCAATTAATCTGAACACTGGTTAAGGAAAACAAAAGCACCAGTGTAATGTGGAACACGGCTTTTCAGGCTACAAACCTTGGAAGGTGACTCATGCATCTGACAACTTCGACAAGCTGTACGAGTGTGCTGTGGAACTGATCAGGCGAGGACATGCATACGTCTGTCACATGAAGGCAGAAGACCTAAAGGGGCACAACCCACCTGACTCACCATGGAGAAATCGACCTATAGAAGAGTCCCTCAGGCTATTTGAGGTATGGGTCATTTCCTGTCAGATAAGATACTCATTTTCGAGAAAAAAGTCGCTCACAATAAATTTTGATTCAGATATAAACTCTAAAGACAAAAAAGGAAGTGGAACctatgtgtgtttattttagACATTCATCCCTTTATTGAAATTCATGTCTTGAACCATTAATTTAGAAAACAGAAGAGTACTAACGCCAATTTCTCTGTATTTGTGTTAGCAGTCTTCCACAAAAACTGTGTAAAGTCCTCTCCagttttgtgtgtgaaattGAGGAATTCAATTTTGGAAATAACTTGTTACAAGTTTGTCTGTGTATTGAAAAATGTTCAAGTAAAATTGAATTCAGTGGTAATAATTTTGTCTTCCTGAAAGTCACATTGGGATGCAACTTTATTACAATCAGGATATGAAAAATGGAAAGTTTGATGAGGGAGAAGTGACCTTGAGAATGAAGACGACCTTGGAGGAGGGGAAGAAAGACCCTGTTGCTTACAGGATAAAGTTCACCCCTCATCACAGATCAGGGGACAAATGGTAGGTTCTGGTCTTTTGCTCATTTATGAAGAATGTAAACTTGACTAAAATTTGTATCATGCCGTagacataaaattttgtttgtagaGCTTTCACTGGCAGGGAGCACTCTTGATTGCATTCACAAATGGAATTCATAAATATAGAGCCTGAaatgttttcagcacttttgCCCCTCTCTTTGTTTGACAGGTGTATTTACCCTACTTATGACTTCACCCACTGCCTCTGTGACTCCATCGAGGACATAAGCCACTCACTTTGTACAAAAGAGTTTCAATCCAGGTAAGCATGCtcttaaaattttgacaaaactgATCTCCAAGTCTGTAAAAAGTTTGAGAAATTTAAGATTTGATAAACAGATTGCTTGGTTTGTTGCTGATAAAATTTCATGAAAGACAGATGGAATTTCTAGTCACAAATAGTTTTAATCAATGACTTGTGCtaagtaaaaatgttaaattctaCCATATTCTGTAAGTTTTCATGTCATCTTCCACTCAGGCCACTTCAGTTAATGGCCTGTCAGCTAAAAGACAGTCCACAGTTAAagatttgactgactgactgactagcCAGAAGATTGGGCAACTTATAGAGCTGGTCATAAAaaagccataaaaaaaaaaaaaacaggccaaTACTGATAATTTCAACCAATTGTGCTTTCATTATGTTTCAGACGATCATCCTACTACTGGTTATGTAATGTATTGGATATGTACTGCCCTGTGCAGTGGGAGTATGGCAGGCTGAATCTTAACTACACGGTTGTCTCAAAACGAAAAATAGGCAAACTTATAGAAAAAGGATTTGTAAGGTATGTACGTTATAAGTATAGTCCCAGCATATTACATTCTTTCCTTTATacatttctttaatattttttgacagTATCAGTTTTTATGGCTCTTGCTGGCATATTCGTCTAAAGCACAGTTTTTGCTGCAGTCAGTCAACTTTTGACATGTATCATTTCAATACTagaggtttgtcagacaccTAAACCTTACTGCTTTCATGTGCTTGAAATAATTTGAAGTGCACAGCAAAagctcaataaataaataaataaaactctttATACACCTGTTCAGGAATACAAATGTCGAGATAACCAATGAGTTTTAACAAGCATTTCATTAGATGCTTAAAAGATGTTCTCTCACAGCTTGGAGCAGAACTTTCTTTTACCTGTGTGTCATGAAAAGGCTGAActttgcatgtatttgttctGCACAGAGATTGGGATGACCCTCGACTTTTCACCCTGACAGCTCTCAGACGCCGGGGATTTCCCCCAGAGGCTATTAACTTATTCTGTGCAAAGGTAGGTGGTGTAGTGTTGACTGACTGCTCTTCAGTGTTAAACCTGAAGTTGTACCATGTTATCAGTacataaaatgtaacatgttNNNNNNNNNNNNNNNNNNNNNNNNNNNNNNNNNNNNNNNNNNNNNNNNNNNNNNNNNNNNNNNNNNNNNNNNNNNNNNNNNNNNNNNNNNNNNNNNNNNNNNNNNNNNNNNNNNNNNNNNNNNNNNNNNNNNNNNNNNNNNNNNNNNNNNNNNNNNNNNNNNNNNNNNNNNNNNNNNNNNNNNNNNNNNNNNNNNNNNNNATATTCTGCCTTGTTAAATAATAAGTGTGTATTTATTAACTTGGCTTGATGAGGAAGAAGTAGAGAATAGGTACAGCCACAAATAATTACACAGCTTTGTATCTGAAACTGGAAGCAAGGCCTTTTAAAGTgctatatttttattcatttatttatttatgtgacaatAGAGAAGGAAATGTGTGGACTCATGGGTTGGTTATAGATGTTACAACCTCCCCTTTCTACTCACTAACTCATGAAGAGTTATCCCCCTACTCTCATCCACACAGGACCATGCTGGTAATGTCACTGAGCTGATCACAACCTGTAAAAAAACTTCCGATAAAGAAAAGCCCAAAGGTTTCATCCACTGGGTGGCTAACCCTGTCACCTGTGAAGTCAGGCTCTATGAAAGACTGTAAGTATTCATTTATGAATGTACAGTAGGTTTCTCTTGGTCCTAACTTGCCCTGAAAGTAGCTGTTCCCAAGTTAATTTCAACTCATTAAGACTCAGCAAAAGCTGGAATTGTGGAAAGTGCCTGTCATGTATTCATAACAAGGGCCCATCATGTTAATGTCTCCGGTTAGATGAAGTGCTGTGGAGTGTAAAGATATCGTATCTGCCATTGATTAGTGTtcttgtttaatttgttttaaatatgttttttttttctgtcatggATATGGTCAGCCCTTTAGTTTGTTAATTGATGTAATGGAGGTAGACATTAATAGGACATTCCTTGTTGTATAATTACATCATATAGCAATTTAATCATAGTTACATCACAAGGCAATTTATTTTGTTACCTCAAATACATCTGTAAGGAAAGTGAATAGCATGGAGGTAAGATTAATTTACACTTTGATGGGAACATTGTTATAAGTACGGTATCTTACAGAGCAGGCTTTAAAACAGATTAAAATGATAAACTGTGAAGCCACATGTTAAAATGTTGCTGTTTTTCGGGTCGTAGGTTTTATCACAAGCACCCAGAAGACCCAGAGGAGGTTCCTGGTGGATTCTTAACAGATGTTAATGTGGTAAGTTTGACTTTGCTTTAACTTTTCAGAAAAGCAacatataaaaagaaataatttttgtcatcATTATGGAAAGAAACCGTCAGATTGGTTTCATAgtctttatttttataactaTTCATCCATGAATATCCAACGTATCAGTTCTTTTTGCATGCCGTCCTGTGGTTCGTACTGTGGTTTAGCATTGTTCTTCCATCCATCTGACTGATTGTCCGTCAGTCCGTGTGTTCGTCCATGGTCTTTGTGGCATTGACCCCATGTCTACAGAACTGATTCACTTATTGTACAGAAGCCTTTCATTGAAAATCCATGCTCAACAGTGTATATTTGAGGTTCCAAACTAGTAAATCTATTCGTGACAGTGTATTTTAGGGTTCCAAACTCTAGTAAATCCATCCCGTATAGGGTGGTTTGAGGCTGCAAACTTGACAGGGTTTTTTGGGGTTCCAAACTCTAGTAAATCCATCTTTGGGGCTCCAAACTGTAGTAAGTCCATCTTTTACAGGTTATTTTGAGGTTTCAAACTGTAATATATCCATCTTTGACAGGTTATTTTGAGGTTGCAAACTGTAGTAAATCCATACTTGACAGTGTATTTTGGGGTTTCAAACTGTAATAAATCCATCCTTGACAGTGTGTTTTGGGGTTCCAAATTGTAGTAAATCCATCCTTGACAGTGTATTTTGGGGTTTCAAACTGTAATAAATCCATCCTTGACAAGGTATTTTGAGATTCCAAACTGTAGTAAATCCATCCTTGACAGTGTATTTTGGGGTTTCAAACTGTAATAAATCCATCCTTGACAGTGTGTTTTGGGGTTCCAAACTCTAGTAAATCCATCTTTGACAGTGTATTTTGAGGTTACAAACTCTAGTAAATCCATCTCTGACAGTGTATTTTAAGGTTCCAAACTGTAGTAAATCCATCCTTGACAAGGTATATTGAGATTCCAAACTGTAGTAAATCCATCCTTGACAGTGTATTTTGAGATTCCAAACTGTAGTAAATCCATCCTTGACAGTGTATTTTGAGATTCCAAACTGTAGTAAATCCATCCTTGACAAGGTATATTGAGATTCCAAACTGTAGTAAATCCATCCTTGACAGTGTATTTTGAGATTCCAAACTGTAGTAAATCCATCCTTGACAGTGTATTTTGGGGTTTCAAACTGTAATAAATCCATCCTTGACAGTGTGTTTTGGGGTTCCAAACTGTAGTAAATCCATCCTTGACAGTGTATTTTGGGGTTTCAAACTGTAATAAATCCATCCTTGACAGTGTGTTTTGGGGTTCCAAACTGTAGTAAATCCATCTTTGACAGTGTATTTTGAGGTTGCAAACTCTAGTAAATCCATCTCTGACAGTGTATTTTAAGGTTCCAAACTGTAGTAAATCCATCCTTGACAAGGTATATTGAGATTCCAAACTGTAGTAAATCCATCCTTGACAAGGTATATTGAGATTCCAAACTGTAGTAAATCCATCCTTGACAGTGTATTTTGAGATTCCAAACTGTAGTAAATCCATCCTTGACAGTGTATTTTGGGGTTTCAAATTGTAGTAAATCCATCCTTGACAGTGTATATTGTGGCTCCAGACTGTGGTTAATTGTGTTATACATTGAAGAGCTTGATGATCATACAGTGAATAACCATATTACTGTTTTATGGCTTTCAGTGGTATTGGAGCAGCATAGCATAATCATAACATGACATTGACTGTGGTAAATTTGTGCTTCAGGACTCTTTGTCTGTGATACCTGGTGCCCTGGTAGACAAACACGTCCTGGGGACAAAGGTGTATGAGAAGTATCAGTTTGAAAGACTTGGATTCTTCAGTGCTGATCCTGATACAACACATGAAAAGGTGAGTCTTTGTAGATTCGTATAGatatatataagaaatataGATATTTTGATTCCGCGcttttaaaaaaagaatgagGGATATTAATTTACACTTTAAGCTTAACTTTCCATGCAGTAACTCTCTAAGCCTTGTCTAATTTtggtaataaaaaaattttgttattcattttgTGAAACCTCAGATCAAATTTGATAATGAGCCCACATATTGTCCAATGTTGAAAAATTTTGTATGCAAATTATGCAGCCCCAGATAAAATTCAAAAACCAGATGCTTCTGTTCATTACATTTGCATATATAATGATTCCTTGGCTCTTATTGGGTGTTAgtttcagtaggcctactttagtCTACTTCAGTATTTTCTGAAGTTGAtcaaattttatattatttaaaaaggaaaaaaaaaattctgtaatgtttcattttattgcTCATCATAtcaagttttgaaaaaaagtttgatCCATGCATATGTTTACAAATTTATGGTGGGATTTCAATtttctaattttgttttgtgtgttagcATGACAAAATAGATGCAacatgtataattatttcaGCTATTTGTAACTGTGCATATTGGTGAAACACCATGCTCTCGTCTGTGGATGGTGTAATTACTTCTCCATGCATTGTTACGTCACAAACAACGGTAATGCTATGACTGGATACTGTGACATTACAGTGAAGCATAAGAAACTATTTTGCCATGTCAGTATATTAGTAAATAAATTGGAATCATTTTTGTAGATTATTTAAGTGTATTTCCATGCTTAAAGCAATTTGCACCTCATGTGGTGTTCTGTTTATATAAAGTGGCTTATAAATGGACATCAGTTAATGGTACTCATAAATCTAGAATTACTGTGTTAATAGTTCAGGTAGTTGGAAGGCAATGTTTCAATCCCAACTTGTGTCAGGACTAAGAGCAAAATTGGCAATATCCGTTTTGTACTCATCTGAAGAGCTTaaaaaagcacattttgtaGGCAAATAGTCCTAAAGTATTACAAATGGTGTTAAAAAGCTAACATTTGCCATAGGATACCATCAAACCTATTGAAGAAAACATTGAAGTGAGTCAAAATATGAAGCGAGTTTTGACTAGTGATCTAATGATCGCAGAGTTTTTGGCCCCACTCAAAATATTTGCGGCCACTGGAGAGGGGAAACAACTATCTGCTATTGACTGAGACTAACTGTGAGCATTGTTTTCACACCATAGcagtatatatgttttactATGTTCGCAAAAGATTAGCTCTGGCTTGCTAGCGTCATCTTGCTTTGTGTGAGATTCACTTCACACGCCTTTCAAAGGTTGATACAGCTCATAGAATCGTCCAAAGTGAGTAACTTAGCCATGATTTTGGGTATAGTGTCATTGTAGATGTCTTAGGTAAAGGTGTTTGATTAAGACAGCATTAGATACAAGAATGTGTTGGTGTTGAGTTTGGCTCAAGACAACTGTGAAGTgacaaaaataatgttgaaaatcaTTGCGCTGTTCGATGTTGAAAGCTAGTCAGTGGCATAATTGAGTTTGGCACACCATGCCCTTCTGTTAAATCACGGAAGGTTAAAGCGCGAAATGACATATCATGAAATACTTCGTGAATCTATGTGAAAATTTTAGTCATTTAGTGCATACTgtactgattgaatgattatggcagGACACAATTACAGCAACATTGCAACTATATCATGTtgaatacatgtttatattaagatacagttcatttttttttttttttgcccacaAGATCATTCAGGATTAAATAAATAGGTATGTGTTCAAAACCTGACCAAAGTTGTTTTTTAAAACCTCAGTTAAAActcaaaatacaatttttaaaatatgtaatcTGGAAAATTGTTTATAGACACTTGGAGTGAGGTCAAAGGGATTTCTATTCATAAGTGTTTAGCAATTTAGTTGTTATATGAATGgatcctctccagccatatgtgggaaggttttccagcaacctgcagatggtcgtgggtttcccctgggctctgcccggtttcctcccaccgtaatgctagccgccgtcgtataagtgaaatattcttgagtacggcgtgaaacaccaatcaaataaataaataaatatatgaatggaTAAAAGTATGTATAATGACCAATACCTATAAGCAAACAAGTCAGGCAACCATAAAGGAGAGGATGTTTGCATGGTTAACGAGGAATGAAAAAGATGAAAGGGACAACCACTAAATAGAAATTGTTTTCCAAACTGTTAAAATGGGCTGATAATTGGGTTGGGCATGTTACTCCCCATTCAGGCTACCCAGGTCCtctgtgtgggaaggtctgatcTGTGATGgcctgtgtgttgtgttgtgatGTAGTAATCCTCAACATCAAGCTTGTCAGATGACTGCGCTGATAAATGTGGCTTTAGGATGTTGGAGGTGACTAAATTTGATCCATAGCCTTAGCTTTTTTTTGTCTCCGGTAACTTGTCTGTCGAGCATTCAGTTTATGATGACTAACTATGGCTGAGCCTATTTTGTGTTAAGTGTCAGATGGATTTGAGATTTTGTTTGTTGGTGTTTTCGTTTCTGCTTCCTTCCATTACATGGTGTTGAGCTTTGGTGTCAGCTCTATCTGTCATTAGGGTTGAAAATGGTTCAACCAATTAGACCAAAGCTAAGATGTGGCAAAAAGCTGTCAAAACCAATAAAATTGTCTGGTCTTTGTGGTGAAGAATGTGACACAGCCAATCAAATCACGACTTATTTTGTGTGATGAATTGTGCCAATGTGGAGAAAAAGGTACAACCAAGTGTTTGATAGCCAAAATTCagataaaggtacatgtacacctgcttTTGTTGAGAAATCAGTGATGTAACCCAATACAGTTCAGTATAAATTTAGTTTCTCCCACTGAAAACTAAACTTCTGTTCACGTTTGGTTCATTTGGATCAGTTTTTGGACCAGTTAAAATATAATGCACTGTGaattatatgtgttatatgCTTATGTCTTATTTGATGACATCGTTACATAATGACAAATTAATGTCAAGATGGATTTACTTTTTGAAATCCACCTCAAGTAGCAATCTTATATTGACATGTAGTGTATTAGTTTTGGAGGTTTGGATACTCCCCTCTTGCCCATAGACTTCTACTACCTCTTCTGAAAGAGCTTACAAATCTGAGGCATGTGGCTAATTGACCTAACCCTGAATGACCAGTGATAACGACCATAAGCtataacatgttgttgttgtaaaaaatGTGACTGAAGTGAGAAGGTGAATACGGGCCAAATTTTACCAAGTTCGTTAAGGTAGATTGGTATTTATGGGTGATCGGTGACATCAGCTATTACTGAAGTTGTCTTTATTTCTTATACTTCCTTATACTCAGTGGTCGCCATCCTGCCTCAATGTATGTTATTGGAATATTAATAAAAAAGCATCTCTTCAGCCAGTATGGGGCATTCATTTGCTAACACTGAGTAGaaaacttttcagttttcacttACGTCAGGAAATTAATTGTGAACCTGAACTTTGAGTCTATAGATTTGAATGGTCTGTCAAGGAGTAAGTAAGGTTGGGAGTAATTGTCCAACTCGGGGAATATTTTGTGCACATCTGAGAAATTATAAGGGATGGAGAACCTCTCTCTGTTTTAAAATTGAATCAGTTTATTATGTTATTCTAATTTATCAAATAAGCACCAGGACTCTGAATTGTAAAAACTtaccattatacatgtgtaagtcaGCTCCTTATGAACATAGACTGCTGATAAATAAAATTATCTGTAGTATTTGCATGATTTAAAGTTGTGTGGCAGTTATATTCAAACACAGTGATTGTCATAGAGTAAATACATGGAAATGATTCTGCCAGCTGGCAATTCCCAAGAATATCATTTTTGTTCTGAGAGGAGAGGAAGGGAACacaagcatatttttttttccactttgttttcataaatatgGATTCatctacaaaataaacatttgcatgtaaatttattgcATGTACAGTCTTACGTCTTTAAAGCTGGTTTTGAAAACAGTTATGTTATCATTGCAGAATATAAATTTTAGGGTGAATTCACAATCAGGGGtacataaaatttattcattcatgcatatacatttatctgaaaatttTTAATGGTACTTTCCATAAATTAtgaatgttttaaatgtgactTTAATCCCGCAGTtagtgcatatatatgtgttagCCTTGGCCACCTCATGTGAAAGCTTATTATACCTGCCAGGGCTTTTGTAAGCGGTTCGTTTGTTCAATTGATGTTTTCTCTCTTCTGGGCTAAGTGTTTTTGAGAGAACAGACCAGTGCTATTGAAAGCGGAGGGCCCTGCCTCAGGGACATCTGGGTTTGCCTTGCCTTTAATCCTTAATCTATCCCTTTAGACAAACATGGCAATGACATTTTGGACAGACGACATGGTTCTCTTGCAGCCTGGTTGGAGACCAATCTATTCTGAAATATGACAAATTGGTGTAGAGTTTCGACAGCACCATATGTCACCAAAAGGGTAATGAAGCTAAGCATGTTTGTTATTGTCCTGCCAAtgtttgctttcatttttttgccTTCCTACCCTGGATATGAGGTCTGCACTGTTAGTACAAT
Above is a window of Liolophura sinensis isolate JHLJ2023 chromosome 7, CUHK_Ljap_v2, whole genome shotgun sequence DNA encoding:
- the LOC135470938 gene encoding LOW QUALITY PROTEIN: glutamine--tRNA ligase-like (The sequence of the model RefSeq protein was modified relative to this genomic sequence to represent the inferred CDS: substituted 1 base at 1 genomic stop codon), encoding MAEETVIELFKSVGLSEQKAKETLKNESVSANLKQAIEQGKYCMQLRKSTKDGLDKDMGKLLYHIATKLKTQIKQHQAKLVEYVATRKIKSENQLNAAMDYLLSNPLEPVDVKQLESACGVGVFITPDQIEAAVEEVIGKYKSELIEKRYKFNSGIIMSEARNKLKWADGKSIKNEVDMQVLDLLGPKTEADLKKPVKESNKVVKGAKPLNENAAKKVDGDIVGLENIIGADGEVKSFMDLVGDSVKFHKPGENYKTDGYVITPNTMDALKAHLKRTGGKVMTRFPPEPNGILHIGHAKAINFNFWLCKGKXRRCYLRYDDTNPEKEEEKFFRGIADMVSWLGYKPWKVTHASDNFDKLYECAVELIRRGHAYVCHMKAEDLKGHNPPDSPWRNRPIEESLRLFEDMKNGKFDEGEVTLRMKTTLEEGKKDPVAYRIKFTPHHRSGDKWCIYPTYDFTHCLCDSIEDISHSLCTKEFQSRRSSYYWLCNVLDMYCPVQWEYGRLNLNYTVVSKRKIGKLIEKGFVRDWDDPRLFTLTALRRRGFPPEAINLFCAKDHAGNVTELITTCKKTSDKEKPKGFIHWVANPVTCEVRLYERLFYHKHPEDPEEVPGGFLTDVNVDSLSVIPGALVDKHVLGTKVYEKYQFERLGFFSADPDTTHEKPVFNRTVTLKEDPGKN